In the genome of Nymphaea colorata isolate Beijing-Zhang1983 chromosome 9, ASM883128v2, whole genome shotgun sequence, one region contains:
- the LOC116260190 gene encoding G-type lectin S-receptor-like serine/threonine-protein kinase LECRK3: MAILSFAASTAFLTLLLLCCSSLLHVTVEAQPYRNVSLGSSLSSLDNSASWISPSGEFSFGFSRVGDNLYVGVRYEKIPEKTLVWTANRDRPAPPGSTVELTNNGVLVINDANGKPFFSIGGSSGGSAITQAAILDTGNLVLQSSPGFEFKWQSFDSPTDTILPTQTLSLGYKLYAPVSPTNLSTGRYYIQMQGDGNFVSYSDISEPTYASNTAGTKGRLVFDESGKISIFQWEKNKTVEITPASRIPKPSKDFYFRGTIDNDGIFRLYNYPKGRSKSWTNSWNVIWETQVYSCEMPGICGQNGYCVGKNKGFDCLCPSGFSYVDANNKILGCNQDIPITDCRQYNPDDYGLETIEHVNFAGGDYAVKSNIDEAGCRHWFLADCYCTLAVYSDSNCHKKRMPLRSGKMAGGSKIFVKVSLDNSSLLEEGGRSNITSNGRSNWSRFEVVKVVLFVISVTIFLLIIIQSITLICHRRSNLHRQGKLVGSMQPEMKLMRFSFKQLEKATKNFKEKLGSGSFGTVYRGMIVFTYGQRPIAVKQLDKLMENGDKEFRTEVSVIGRTHHKNLVQLLGFCDEGPHRLLVYEYMEQGSLSSFLLGSLRPEWNTRVQIAFGIARGLMYLHEECSTQIIHCDIKPENILLDGNLIPKISDFGLAKLLRQDQTKTNTDIRGTRGYVAPEWFRKMAITVKVDVYSYGVMLLEITCCRKNVELNMKDGPSGILVDWAYDCFVGQQLEMLVEHDEDAQNDMKKVRQMVMVALWCIQEDPSLRPTMKKVTQMLEGAVDVPIPPNPSSFISSMG; encoded by the coding sequence TCTTACATGTAACAGTGGAAGCACAGCCCTACCGAAACGTAAGTCTAGGCTCTTCTTTATCTTCCCTTGACAACAGCGCATCCTGGATCTCCCCCTCTGGTGAGTTCTCCTTTGGCTTCTCGAGGGTTGGTGACAATCTATACGTCGGTGTTCGTTATGAAAAGATCCCCGAAAAGACTCTAGTTTGGACAGCAAACAGAGACAGGCCCGCTCCACCTGGTTCCACTGTGGAGCTAACCAACAATGGTGTGCTTGTCATAAATGATGCAAATGGCAAACCGTTTTTCAGCATTGGAGGCAGTTCAGGTGGTAGCGCCATAACGCAGGCTGCCATTCTAGACACAGGCAACCTGGTGCTTCAGAGCTCACCTGGATTTGAGTTCAAGTGGCAAAGCTTCGACTCACCCACCGATACCATACTCCCCACTCAAACACTTTCTCTAGGCTACAAACTCTATGCTCCAGTGTCACCAACCAATCTCTCCACCGGCCGGTATTACATCCAAATGCAAGGTGATGGCAACTTTGTTAGCTACAGTGATATATCGGAACCAACTTATGCATCAAACACTGCTGGAACAAAGGGAAGGTTGGTGTTCGACGAGTCCGGAAAAATCTCCATCTTCCAGTGGGAAAAAAATAAGACTGTTGAGATAACACCTGCAAGCCGGATTCCCAAGCCAAGCAAGGACTTCTACTTCAGAGGAACGATTGACAATGATGGGATCTTCAGGCTCTATAATTACCCCAAGGGAAGAAGTAAGTCTTGGACGAACTCCTGGAACGTCATCTGGGAAACTCAAGTTTATTCATGTGAAATGCCGGGCATTTGTGGGCAGAATGGTTACTGCGTTGGAAAAAACAAAGGCTTTGATTGTTTGTGCCCGAGCGGTTTCTCTTATGTGGATGCCAATAACAAAATACTTGGTTGCAACCAGGATATCCCAATCACCGACTGCAGGCAGTACAATCCAGATGACTATGGTCTGGAGACGATTGAACATGTGAATTTTGCTGGTGGGGACTATGCTGTTAAATCAAATATTGACGAGGCCGGATGCAGACATTGGTTCTTGGCTGATTGTTATTGCACTTTAGCTGTGTATTCGGACTCAAACTGCCACAAGAAGCGGATGCCATTGCGTAGTGGTAAGATGGCAGGTGGTTCTAAAATTTTCGTTAAGGTATCACTGGACAACAGTTCCCTGCTTGAAGAAGGAGGTCGCTCCAACATCACATCCAATGGCAGGAGCAATTGGTCACGATTTGAAGTTGTCAAAGTTGTTTTGTTTGTCATCTCGGTAACTATTTTCCTCCTTATCATTATTCAGAGTATCACTCTAATATGCCACAGGAGAAGTAATCTACATAGACAAGGAAAACTAGTAGGTTCTATGCAGCCtgagatgaagttgatgagaTTCAGTTTCAAACAACTCGAGAAGGCTACTAAGAATTTCAAGGAGAAGTTGGGCAGCGGCTCTTTTGGCACTGTTTACAGAGGGATGATTGTTTTTACATATGGTCAGAGGCCTATTGCTGTGAAGCAATTGGACAAGTTGATGGAAAATGGGGACAAGGAATTCAGAACAGAAGTGAGCGTGATTGGAAGAACACATCACAAAAACCTTGTCCAACTGCTTGGTTTCTGCGACGAGGGTCCTCATAGATTATTAGTGTATGAGTACATGGAACAAGGCTCTCTGTCAAGCTTCCTCCTTGGAAGCCTTAGGCCAGAGTGGAACACAAGAGTCCAAATTGCATTTGGTATAGCTAGGGGGCTCATGTACCTCCATGAAGAATGTAGCACACAGATCATACACTGTGATATTAAGCCTGAAAACATACTTCTTGATGGCAATCTCATTCccaaaatttctgattttggaCTAGCCAAGCTTCTCAGACAAGATCAAACAAAGACCAACACAGACATAAGGGGAACAAGAGGTTATGTAGCCCCAGAATGGTTTAGGAAGATGGCTATCACAGTGAAAGTTGATGTTTATAGTTACGGAGTGATGTTGCTGGAGATTACGTGTTGTAGGAAGAATGTGGAACTCAATATGAAGGATGGACCATCGGGGATACTAGTTGATTGGGCCTATGATTGCTTCGTCGGACAACAATTGGAGATGTTGGTGGAGCACGATGAAGATGCTCAGAATGACATGAAGAAGGTGAGACAGATGGTAATGGTGGCATTGTGGTGCATTCAAGAAGACCCATCACTTAGGCCAACAATGAAGAAGGTGACACAAATGCTTGAAGGTGCAGTTGATGTTCCCATCCCGCCCAACCCTTCTTCTTTCATAAGCTCAATGGGTTGA